A stretch of Sinorhizobium meliloti DNA encodes these proteins:
- a CDS encoding phage tail tube protein, with product MVTAAAIGWSTTYEIWDASLTTPAFAFVAEVNSVTPGAAEVDRIDATHMQSPNRRREYIAGLIDNGEASFEMNFVPGSASDVLIRGLLDSGASVQHRITFPNGHRVTYNAVITGYEKEIPVDDKMTATVTVAVSGAETWDEAP from the coding sequence ATGGTTACTGCCGCTGCAATCGGCTGGTCCACCACCTATGAGATTTGGGATGCCAGCCTAACCACTCCCGCCTTCGCGTTTGTCGCGGAGGTCAATTCCGTCACGCCCGGCGCCGCCGAGGTCGATCGCATCGACGCCACGCATATGCAAAGCCCGAACCGGCGCCGCGAATATATCGCCGGCCTGATCGACAACGGCGAGGCATCTTTCGAGATGAATTTCGTACCCGGCAGCGCAAGTGACGTGCTGATCAGGGGCCTCCTCGATAGCGGCGCCTCGGTCCAGCACCGCATCACTTTCCCGAATGGCCACCGCGTCACCTATAACGCGGTCATCACCGGCTACGAGAAAGAAATCCCGGTCGATGACAAGATGACCGCGACCGTGACCGTGGCGGTATCCGGGGCCGAAACTTGGGATGAGGCACCCTGA
- a CDS encoding GTA-gp10 family protein, translated as MANPHRGSVAFNVGDRAYTLSFSINAICELEELLGQPVPQIAATLNKPEDIRMTTVRALIWAALRDYHEEVDLKEAGAIASEAGMPAVMEAIGRAFQLAFPEAADNANPRKAPARKPGRAA; from the coding sequence ATGGCAAATCCACACCGTGGCTCCGTCGCGTTCAACGTCGGCGACCGGGCCTATACCCTATCGTTCTCGATCAACGCGATTTGCGAGCTTGAGGAGCTTCTCGGCCAGCCGGTCCCGCAGATCGCCGCCACCCTCAACAAGCCCGAGGACATCCGCATGACGACCGTCCGCGCGCTGATCTGGGCGGCGCTGCGCGACTATCATGAGGAAGTCGATCTGAAAGAGGCGGGCGCCATCGCCAGCGAGGCCGGCATGCCGGCGGTTATGGAGGCGATTGGCCGCGCCTTTCAGCTTGCCTTCCCGGAGGCGGCGGACAACGCAAACCCTCGGAAAGCCCCGGCGCGGAAACCGGGGCGGGCGGCCTGA
- a CDS encoding phage tail tape measure protein: protein MTSAVIGALRVNLGLDSAAFQDGLKKAQSGLSRFGSMAKTGLIAGAAAAAAGLAAFGVSVKGAIDAADDMSKMAQKIGIPIEELSRLKYVADLSGVSMQTLATGVRKLSVNMTDALAKPTSEVAAAFQKLGIELTNADGSMRSSQDVLVQLSDKFAAMPDGAEKTALAMKLLGKSGAEMIPLLNGGSAALSQMMAEADSFGQVFSKEMGANAEAFNDNISRLTGVIGNLAARVATQLLPHMVAFSEWLVQNAPAIANFAVKMVEFGAGVAELGMAIGKLGQDITALVTGAWAEFEAAWNRIIEKRNQLVAAMQSFGQEVIAAFMALPARMAEVGGQIIDGLWNAIKARWEVVKAGLAAFGHEIVAAFKAIPGQMAAIGTDIIDGLYSGIQQRWNAVKGGLSSIGHGVINFIKNPLQTHSPSRVMHEIGGYVIQGLANGIMANQPLALSAAQESAGAITGAFNGVQQIGGTISGMLTSAFQGLIDGSKKVKDVLKDLLGQLAQMLVNQAFQTLFGGGGGGSDPWAGLRSVRGGGGGGIFGLIGSLFGFANGGSFKVGGAGGADSQIVAFRASPNERVSVTKPGQETRHGAPVAVQVGVTVDDDGRIRAYVTDMGSKAAQTGAAMAVRQVKSSMPHLIANAQSRSM from the coding sequence ATGACATCAGCGGTCATCGGCGCCCTCCGGGTTAACCTCGGACTCGATAGCGCCGCCTTTCAGGATGGATTGAAAAAGGCGCAGTCCGGGCTGTCGCGCTTCGGCTCGATGGCAAAGACTGGGCTCATAGCTGGCGCCGCAGCAGCCGCCGCCGGCTTGGCCGCTTTCGGCGTCTCGGTAAAGGGCGCGATCGACGCCGCCGACGACATGTCGAAAATGGCTCAGAAGATCGGCATTCCGATTGAGGAGCTATCGCGGCTGAAATATGTCGCCGATCTGTCGGGCGTCTCAATGCAGACGCTTGCCACCGGGGTCCGCAAACTCTCCGTCAATATGACCGACGCGCTGGCCAAGCCCACCAGCGAGGTGGCGGCGGCCTTCCAGAAGCTCGGTATTGAATTGACCAACGCTGATGGCTCGATGCGGTCGTCGCAAGATGTCCTCGTCCAGCTGTCCGACAAATTCGCGGCCATGCCGGATGGCGCGGAAAAAACCGCGCTGGCGATGAAGCTCCTCGGTAAATCCGGCGCCGAAATGATTCCGCTGCTGAATGGCGGCTCGGCGGCCTTGAGCCAGATGATGGCCGAGGCCGATTCCTTCGGGCAGGTTTTCTCGAAGGAAATGGGCGCAAATGCCGAGGCCTTCAATGACAATATTTCGCGGCTGACCGGCGTCATCGGCAATCTCGCCGCGCGGGTGGCGACCCAACTCCTGCCGCATATGGTCGCCTTCTCCGAATGGCTCGTCCAGAACGCCCCGGCAATCGCCAACTTCGCCGTCAAGATGGTGGAATTCGGCGCGGGCGTCGCTGAACTCGGGATGGCAATCGGAAAGCTCGGGCAGGACATTACTGCGCTGGTGACGGGCGCGTGGGCGGAATTCGAGGCGGCTTGGAACCGCATCATCGAGAAGCGCAATCAGCTTGTCGCCGCGATGCAGTCGTTCGGGCAGGAGGTCATTGCGGCCTTCATGGCGCTGCCCGCGCGCATGGCGGAAGTCGGCGGGCAGATCATTGATGGGCTCTGGAATGCCATCAAAGCACGGTGGGAGGTGGTCAAGGCCGGCCTCGCCGCGTTCGGGCACGAAATCGTCGCCGCCTTCAAAGCGATCCCCGGCCAAATGGCCGCGATCGGCACAGATATTATTGATGGCCTCTATAGCGGCATTCAGCAAAGGTGGAACGCCGTCAAAGGCGGCCTTTCCTCGATCGGCCATGGCGTCATCAATTTCATCAAAAACCCGCTCCAGACGCACTCGCCGTCGCGCGTCATGCATGAAATCGGCGGCTACGTCATTCAGGGCCTCGCCAATGGCATCATGGCCAACCAGCCTTTGGCATTGAGCGCCGCGCAAGAATCCGCCGGGGCGATCACAGGCGCCTTCAATGGCGTGCAGCAGATCGGCGGCACGATTTCCGGGATGCTTACCAGCGCGTTCCAGGGCCTTATAGACGGCTCCAAAAAGGTCAAGGACGTTCTGAAAGACCTTCTCGGCCAGCTGGCGCAAATGCTGGTGAACCAAGCGTTCCAAACGCTGTTCGGCGGCGGCGGTGGTGGGAGCGATCCATGGGCCGGCCTCCGCTCCGTACGCGGCGGCGGTGGTGGTGGAATCTTTGGCTTGATCGGCAGTCTGTTCGGCTTTGCCAATGGCGGCTCGTTCAAAGTCGGCGGGGCCGGCGGCGCCGATAGCCAGATTGTCGCCTTCCGCGCCTCGCCGAATGAGCGCGTCAGCGTCACCAAGCCGGGGCAGGAGACGCGGCACGGTGCCCCGGTCGCGGTCCAGGTCGGCGTGACTGTCGATGATGACGGCAGAATTCGCGCCTATGTGACCGACATGGGCTCCAAGGCGGCGCAGACGGGCGCGGCAATGGCCGTGCGGCAAGTCAAGTCCAGCATGCCGCACCTGATCGCCAACGCGCAATCGCGGTCAATGTGA